From one Peredibacter starrii genomic stretch:
- a CDS encoding ABC transporter substrate-binding protein — MITVSLNPREAFSSLDPMAIQYTNEFYLLENLTTRLVSFDENGEYQLELASSINKISEYEYDVKIRKTYFSNGDLVTLKDVKHSIERSLQGTSHTNLKDYISEILLSEDSLKIKLKKASRSFFYYLSLPDLGILHSSQYSKKTLLAADFTAISSGPFYYKIDGSSFSLLKNKYYNLGVVNYPDEIRLRNPFNENSISLLKSGD, encoded by the coding sequence GTGATTACTGTGTCTTTGAATCCACGAGAGGCCTTCAGTAGCCTGGATCCTATGGCCATACAATATACCAATGAATTCTATCTCTTAGAGAATTTAACTACACGATTAGTTTCATTCGATGAAAATGGTGAATATCAGCTTGAGCTGGCTTCTAGTATTAATAAAATCAGCGAATACGAATACGACGTTAAAATAAGAAAGACGTATTTTAGTAATGGTGACCTCGTAACTTTGAAAGATGTGAAACATTCTATTGAGCGATCATTGCAAGGAACTTCGCACACAAATCTGAAAGATTATATAAGTGAGATCCTCTTATCTGAAGACAGCTTGAAAATAAAATTAAAAAAAGCCTCGAGATCATTTTTTTACTATCTTTCGCTCCCAGACTTAGGGATCCTTCATTCTAGTCAATATTCAAAAAAGACTCTTCTTGCCGCCGATTTTACTGCCATTTCATCCGGACCTTTTTATTACAAAATAGATGGAAGTAGTTTCAGTCTTTTGAAGAATAAGTATTATAATCTTGGAGTAGTTAATTATCCTGATGAGATTAGGTTAAGAAATCCTTTTAATGAAAATTCAATTTCACTCCTAAAGTCAGGGGATTAG
- a CDS encoding YcaO-like family protein, which yields MKLKNLVDDLVQKHSLKYYFYNKEAFSDLYPAAYLKIDYKGKSYEAWGVSKGDKDLAFFKALVELIERISISETCGYFFKENRFFGETVTLTQISQKFAVGTKLLNSDNSNGAAVHLTKSKAIESGLNELIERHTILSALYLNIPPLPYTGKVICLNVLEKYKIKFYYWGSNNRYVVVAVHLLDNGGLQFSHACSKKLDSAVLKSFEELTPNIISQFDNPVVVKDFAVREGSIKSFNLYWKYSGDRRVLDFFNSKRERVSSQIPVLKDIYYSEINISEVFQKIGYPFCCLKVISPQAQQLFFDNWNEKYIHPDIYIPGRLPAFPHIIA from the coding sequence ATGAAACTGAAAAATCTTGTCGATGATTTAGTTCAGAAGCATAGCCTTAAATATTATTTTTATAATAAGGAAGCATTTTCAGATTTGTATCCCGCTGCATATTTGAAGATTGATTATAAAGGAAAAAGTTACGAAGCTTGGGGCGTTTCCAAAGGAGACAAAGATTTAGCTTTCTTTAAAGCATTGGTTGAATTGATTGAAAGAATAAGTATTTCTGAAACATGTGGATATTTTTTTAAAGAGAATCGTTTTTTTGGAGAAACTGTCACTTTAACTCAAATTTCTCAAAAGTTCGCTGTTGGAACTAAGTTATTAAATTCTGACAATTCGAATGGAGCAGCTGTTCATCTTACTAAGTCGAAGGCAATAGAGTCAGGGCTCAACGAGCTGATTGAGAGGCATACAATCTTGTCTGCTCTTTATCTTAATATCCCGCCTTTGCCCTATACTGGTAAGGTAATTTGCCTTAATGTTTTGGAGAAATATAAAATTAAATTCTACTATTGGGGCTCAAACAATAGATATGTTGTAGTTGCTGTTCATCTATTGGATAACGGTGGTCTTCAATTCTCTCATGCGTGTTCCAAGAAATTAGATTCTGCTGTTTTGAAGTCATTTGAGGAGCTAACTCCAAATATAATATCGCAATTTGACAATCCCGTCGTTGTTAAGGATTTTGCTGTTAGAGAAGGAAGCATAAAGAGTTTTAATTTGTATTGGAAATATAGTGGAGATAGGCGGGTCCTTGATTTTTTTAATTCCAAGAGAGAGAGAGTTTCATCTCAAATTCCAGTGCTCAAAGATATTTATTATTCAGAAATAAATATCTCAGAGGTATTTCAAAAGATAGGCTATCCCTTTTGTTGCCTTAAAGTTATATCCCCACAAGCTCAGCAGTTATTTTTTGATAATTGGAATGAAAAGTATATTCACCCAGATATTTATATCCCCGGACGTTTACCAGCTTTCCCTCACATTATTGCCTAG
- a CDS encoding glycosyltransferase yields MTTPTKTVCFFNSNKAWGGGEKWHFTTAKEFIRRGNKVLLLTNMRSELGNKGVRESLDVFRFHVGNLSFLNPVKVLTLAVFFKVKGVDAIVLNLPADLKLAGLAARIAGVKKIIYRRGMPHPLRNTWLNRFLFTNVLTHVVVNSKEIGRSLKQGNESWFPENKMVLIYNGVDTSKEVDKSKKLYEKKGNEVVIGNAGRLTEQKGQKYLIEMAKLLKADGMNFKLLIAGEGELHKDLQKMIDEAGLQEQVKLLGHVSDMPAFFNSLEVFVFTSLYEGSANTLIETLQYGLPTVCWDISSNPEIVEDGKTGWLVKPFDVQAMTKIVASFKNGNPNAAVVENGVGKVKREFDSKVNLNRLEEIFSS; encoded by the coding sequence ATGACGACTCCGACAAAGACTGTTTGCTTCTTTAACTCTAACAAGGCCTGGGGAGGCGGAGAGAAGTGGCACTTCACGACGGCCAAGGAATTCATTCGCAGAGGTAACAAGGTTCTCCTTCTTACGAACATGCGTTCGGAACTTGGGAATAAAGGTGTGCGTGAAAGTCTGGATGTGTTTCGTTTTCATGTAGGAAATCTAAGCTTCTTAAACCCAGTTAAGGTTTTAACACTGGCTGTTTTCTTCAAAGTTAAAGGCGTGGATGCAATTGTGCTTAACTTACCGGCGGATTTAAAGCTTGCTGGCCTAGCTGCTAGAATTGCAGGTGTTAAGAAAATCATTTATCGCCGTGGGATGCCTCACCCACTTCGAAATACGTGGCTTAACCGTTTCTTGTTCACGAATGTGCTGACTCACGTTGTGGTGAATTCGAAGGAAATTGGTCGCAGTCTTAAACAAGGTAACGAGTCTTGGTTTCCTGAGAATAAAATGGTTCTGATCTATAATGGTGTGGATACCTCGAAGGAAGTTGATAAGAGTAAGAAGCTTTATGAGAAGAAAGGTAATGAAGTTGTTATTGGAAATGCTGGACGTCTGACAGAACAGAAAGGTCAGAAATATTTGATTGAGATGGCGAAACTTCTTAAAGCTGATGGCATGAACTTCAAACTTCTTATCGCTGGTGAGGGTGAACTTCATAAAGATCTTCAGAAGATGATTGATGAAGCTGGGCTCCAGGAGCAAGTGAAGCTTCTTGGTCATGTTAGTGATATGCCGGCGTTTTTTAATTCACTTGAAGTGTTTGTGTTCACGAGTCTTTATGAAGGTTCGGCGAATACACTTATTGAAACTCTCCAATATGGTCTACCGACAGTATGTTGGGACATTAGTTCAAATCCGGAGATCGTTGAAGATGGTAAGACCGGCTGGTTGGTGAAGCCTTTTGATGTTCAAGCTATGACGAAGATTGTAGCTAGTTTTAAGAATGGTAATCCGAATGCGGCGGTTGTGGAGAATGGTGTTGGGAAAGTGAAGAGAGAGTTTGATTCGAAAGTGAATTTGAATCGTCTTGAAGAAATCTTTAGTAGCTAG
- a CDS encoding toxin-antitoxin system YwqK family antitoxin, translated as MKNLTFALTLTILTTSASAKEVERVTLINHQGNKEVFNRNEKGNIIGTKKVFSPRGYLISEGKFEEGKEIGLHKRYFPNGKIESLIYHPDMRIDYSEDGKIIQLVCASVAYLEEDKNLCGWNKISNVTVNGRNYTYEQGKLIKFQDFHSKGKLKTENVYQGENETRKNFYPSGKLKSEKFLVSKELQAEKDYYENGKLKAEFKYELKNGEVFYYKKTYFENGNPEVEGKFKRDPKHSYDLAIGLRKTYYEITGLAYEENHNNEGQLDGESIYYGENGRVTIRRVYKNGELVSEKNF; from the coding sequence ATGAAAAACCTCACTTTTGCTCTGACTTTAACCATTCTCACCACTTCGGCGTCTGCAAAAGAGGTCGAAAGAGTTACCCTGATCAATCACCAAGGGAACAAAGAAGTCTTCAATCGAAATGAGAAGGGCAACATTATTGGTACGAAAAAGGTATTTAGTCCCAGAGGGTATCTCATCTCAGAAGGTAAGTTTGAAGAGGGTAAGGAGATTGGTCTTCATAAGCGCTACTTTCCTAACGGTAAAATTGAATCTCTCATCTATCACCCCGACATGCGGATCGATTACTCGGAAGATGGAAAGATCATTCAACTTGTGTGTGCTTCGGTTGCTTATCTAGAAGAAGATAAAAACCTCTGCGGCTGGAACAAAATTTCAAATGTTACAGTCAATGGTCGAAATTATACCTATGAACAAGGGAAACTCATTAAGTTCCAAGATTTCCACTCCAAGGGAAAACTCAAAACTGAGAATGTGTATCAAGGTGAGAATGAAACTCGAAAGAATTTCTATCCCTCTGGAAAATTGAAGTCCGAAAAGTTTTTGGTATCAAAAGAACTTCAGGCAGAAAAAGACTACTATGAGAATGGTAAACTCAAGGCCGAATTTAAGTACGAGCTAAAAAACGGAGAAGTTTTTTATTATAAAAAAACATACTTCGAGAACGGTAATCCAGAAGTCGAAGGAAAATTTAAACGCGATCCCAAGCACAGTTATGATCTGGCAATTGGTCTTCGTAAAACCTACTACGAAATCACTGGACTTGCTTATGAAGAGAATCATAACAACGAAGGTCAGTTAGATGGCGAAAGTATTTACTACGGAGAGAACGGACGAGTGACGATCAGACGCGTTTATAAAAACGGCGAACTCGTCAGCGAGAAAAATTTCTAA
- a CDS encoding dihydrofolate reductase has protein sequence MKVKFIAIAALGKKREIGLNGKVPWNIPDEYANFKESIRDQVVLVGRKNFDHHGQRIEGAKKALVLSKNNSAYFQTMNQILEYAEQNDITTIYVMGGAEIYELTLPYLSEFLCSIVDYEGPADAYFPEYLFYEWEILDQEIHDNWTLYHMRKIPNY, from the coding sequence ATGAAGGTTAAGTTTATTGCCATTGCGGCGCTCGGAAAAAAACGTGAAATTGGGCTCAACGGAAAAGTTCCCTGGAACATACCGGATGAGTATGCAAATTTTAAGGAAAGTATCCGAGATCAGGTGGTATTAGTCGGACGAAAAAACTTTGATCATCATGGCCAGAGAATTGAAGGTGCGAAAAAAGCCTTAGTTCTGAGTAAGAACAATTCGGCTTATTTTCAGACGATGAATCAGATTCTCGAGTATGCCGAACAAAATGATATCACGACCATTTATGTGATGGGTGGAGCTGAGATCTATGAGCTCACATTGCCTTATCTTTCTGAGTTTTTATGTTCGATTGTAGATTATGAGGGACCGGCCGATGCTTATTTCCCAGAGTATTTATTCTATGAATGGGAGATTCTTGATCAAGAAATCCATGATAACTGGACCTTGTACCACATGAGAAAGATTCCGAATTATTAG
- the galE gene encoding UDP-glucose 4-epimerase GalE, producing MKILITGGAGYIGSHVVKALGQLGYDITVFDNLSTGHREAVTYGDLVVGDLSDKAKLDELFKTRKFEAVLHFAGSIVVPDSVSDPLGYYLNNTVNSHFLLSLCQKYGVNQFIFSSTAAVYGMPGDGVCREDSPLAPINPYGQSKLMTEHMLKDLSFASNFRYVALRYFNVSGADPEGRIGQSFPKATHLIKVASETACGKREKMDIFGTDYATPDGTCVRDYIHVTDLADAHVKALEYLAKGGKSEVLNCGYGHGFSVKEVIARVKEITGVSFTVVEGPRRPGDPASLTAKADRIQQVIGWKPKYDDLNVIIKSAYEWEKKRPF from the coding sequence ATGAAAATACTAATTACTGGTGGCGCAGGTTACATTGGCTCTCACGTTGTGAAGGCCCTTGGGCAGTTGGGCTACGACATTACCGTTTTTGACAACCTTTCTACTGGTCACAGAGAAGCAGTTACCTACGGCGATTTAGTTGTGGGTGATCTTTCTGATAAGGCCAAGTTGGATGAGCTTTTTAAAACTCGTAAGTTTGAAGCGGTTCTTCACTTCGCCGGAAGCATTGTAGTTCCAGACAGTGTTTCTGATCCTCTTGGCTATTACTTGAACAATACTGTGAACTCGCACTTTCTTCTGTCTCTTTGCCAGAAGTATGGCGTGAATCAATTCATTTTCTCTTCAACTGCTGCCGTATACGGCATGCCGGGTGATGGTGTTTGTCGTGAGGATTCTCCGCTTGCTCCTATCAATCCCTATGGCCAGTCAAAGCTTATGACTGAACATATGCTGAAAGATTTATCGTTTGCATCTAACTTCCGCTATGTGGCCCTAAGATACTTCAATGTATCTGGTGCTGATCCGGAAGGTAGAATTGGCCAATCATTCCCTAAAGCAACTCACTTAATTAAAGTCGCTTCAGAAACTGCCTGCGGTAAACGCGAGAAGATGGACATCTTTGGAACAGACTACGCAACTCCAGATGGAACTTGTGTGCGTGATTATATTCACGTAACTGATCTTGCCGACGCTCACGTGAAGGCGCTTGAGTATCTTGCGAAAGGTGGAAAGTCTGAAGTTCTAAACTGTGGTTATGGCCATGGCTTCAGTGTTAAAGAAGTAATCGCTCGTGTGAAAGAAATTACAGGTGTGAGCTTCACTGTCGTTGAAGGCCCTCGTCGCCCTGGAGATCCAGCAAGCCTAACGGCCAAAGCTGATCGCATCCAGCAAGTGATTGGCTGGAAACCAAAGTACGATGATCTCAACGTCATCATCAAATCCGCTTACGAGTGGGAAAAGAAAAGACCTTTCTAA
- the queC gene encoding 7-cyano-7-deazaguanine synthase QueC, producing the protein MKKKAVVVHSGGMDSSLCLAVAIKEFGAENVLSLSFTYNQRHSIELARAIEISLHFGVDHVELDLSCLSQITESALIGHGTAIEHKKGETPNTIVIGRNGLMARLAAIHANTLGANCIYMGVMELESANSGYRDCSRAYMDVVQTALRMDFANDTFEIRTPLILMNKKESMELGYKLGVLEYLLEKTVTCYEGVEKEGCMKCPACKLRNEGLKIFSLEHPDFKYSYKEKILNLIA; encoded by the coding sequence ATGAAAAAGAAAGCTGTTGTTGTACATTCTGGTGGAATGGATTCAAGCCTCTGCCTTGCAGTGGCGATTAAAGAATTCGGCGCTGAAAATGTGCTCTCACTTTCATTTACATATAACCAACGCCATTCAATTGAACTTGCTCGCGCCATTGAAATCTCACTTCATTTCGGAGTGGATCATGTGGAACTTGATCTAAGCTGCCTTTCTCAGATTACTGAGAGTGCTCTAATTGGTCACGGCACTGCCATTGAACACAAGAAAGGCGAAACTCCGAACACGATTGTCATTGGACGAAACGGTCTTATGGCCCGACTTGCTGCCATTCACGCAAACACTCTAGGTGCTAACTGCATCTATATGGGAGTAATGGAACTGGAAAGTGCGAACTCTGGTTACCGTGATTGCTCTCGTGCTTATATGGATGTTGTGCAAACCGCTCTTCGCATGGATTTCGCGAACGATACATTTGAAATTCGCACTCCGCTGATTCTTATGAATAAAAAAGAATCAATGGAGCTTGGGTATAAGCTCGGTGTTTTAGAATACCTTCTGGAAAAAACTGTGACCTGTTACGAGGGAGTAGAGAAGGAAGGTTGTATGAAGTGCCCGGCCTGCAAGCTTCGTAATGAAGGGCTAAAGATCTTCTCTCTGGAGCATCCGGATTTCAAATACTCATACAAAGAGAAGATCCTGAATCTTATAGCTTAG